One part of the Oceanihabitans sp. IOP_32 genome encodes these proteins:
- a CDS encoding mannose-1-phosphate guanylyltransferase, with translation MKNKNYYAILMAGGVGSRFWPVSTEEFPKQFHDMLGTGETLIQKTFNRLTRLIPEENIFILTNARYNDLVLEQLPNLTTRQVILEPAMRNTAPCILYASLKIQKENEDASIIVAPSDHWIEDEAAFSKNVEQAFTYCAKNDALMTLGITPTFPNTGYGYIEFDNTSAEAIKSVNQFREKPDYNTAKSFISQGNFLWNAGIFMWHVKSVVEAFKKNQPALYALFEKGISVYNTALEDDFILETYPKAENISVDYAIMEKSNNVFVIAADFDWNDLGTWGNLYDKLDKDATGNAVVNARTITEETSGNMIRTSENKVVVVDGLKDYIIVDNAEVLLIYPKSKEQNIKEVLKKVKATYGNHLG, from the coding sequence ATGAAAAATAAAAATTACTACGCCATACTAATGGCGGGTGGTGTAGGCTCAAGATTTTGGCCGGTAAGTACAGAAGAATTTCCTAAGCAGTTTCACGATATGTTAGGAACAGGAGAAACCCTTATTCAAAAAACATTCAATCGTTTAACACGTTTAATTCCCGAGGAAAACATTTTTATTTTAACCAATGCACGTTATAATGATTTGGTTCTAGAGCAATTGCCAAATCTTACTACGCGTCAGGTTATTTTAGAACCTGCCATGAGAAATACAGCACCATGTATTTTGTATGCCTCGTTAAAAATTCAAAAAGAAAACGAAGATGCAAGCATAATTGTAGCACCAAGTGACCATTGGATTGAAGACGAAGCGGCTTTTTCTAAAAACGTAGAACAAGCATTCACTTATTGCGCCAAAAATGATGCTTTAATGACACTGGGTATCACTCCAACTTTCCCGAATACCGGATACGGCTATATTGAATTTGATAACACTTCCGCGGAAGCGATAAAATCTGTAAATCAGTTTAGAGAAAAACCAGATTACAATACGGCAAAAAGCTTTATTTCCCAAGGTAATTTTTTATGGAATGCCGGGATTTTTATGTGGCATGTGAAAAGTGTAGTGGAAGCATTTAAAAAAAATCAACCAGCATTGTATGCCTTATTTGAAAAAGGGATAAGCGTTTATAATACAGCACTTGAAGACGATTTTATTTTAGAGACATACCCTAAAGCCGAAAACATATCGGTGGATTATGCCATTATGGAAAAATCGAATAATGTATTTGTAATTGCTGCAGATTTCGATTGGAATGATTTGGGAACTTGGGGTAATTTATATGATAAATTAGACAAAGATGCTACCGGAAACGCGGTTGTAAACGCCAGAACTATAACCGAAGAAACCTCAGGAAACATGATACGTACAAGCGAGAATAAAGTTGTTGTGGTTGATGGTTTAAAAGATTACATTATTGTCGATAATGCCGAAGTTTTGCTTATCTACCCAAAATCGAAGGAGCAAAACATTAAAGAGGTGCTTAAAAAGGTAAAGGCAACGTACGGAAATCACTTGGGTTAA
- a CDS encoding glycosyltransferase, translated as MNFYIVIPAHNEEDVIAQTLDSLTGQTLLPKKVVVVNDNSTDKTQDIVEAFAEKYAWISLINSKSSNQHLPGSKIVNAFYKGYETLDANYDVICKFDADLIFPKDYLEQLSLHFKTNQNLGMVAGFCYIEKDGEWVLENLTNKDHIRGALKAYRKPCFEQIGKLKSSMGWDTVDELLAQFYGWSIFTDPNLKVKHLKPTGINYSQASKYLQGEAMYKMRYGFVITFVSAVKLAYKKGSFSLFKDYLAGYFRAKKQNIAYLVSEKEGQYIRNLRWKGMLNKLK; from the coding sequence TTGAATTTCTATATCGTAATTCCTGCACACAACGAAGAAGATGTTATAGCACAAACGCTAGACTCACTAACAGGGCAAACTCTTTTACCCAAAAAAGTCGTTGTAGTTAACGATAACTCAACCGATAAAACGCAAGACATAGTTGAAGCTTTCGCTGAAAAATATGCTTGGATCTCCTTAATAAACTCAAAATCTTCAAACCAACATTTACCGGGTTCAAAAATTGTTAATGCCTTTTATAAAGGTTATGAAACTTTAGATGCTAATTACGATGTGATTTGCAAATTTGATGCAGATTTAATTTTTCCGAAGGATTATTTAGAACAGCTCAGTCTACATTTTAAAACCAACCAAAACCTAGGCATGGTTGCTGGTTTTTGTTATATAGAAAAGGATGGAGAATGGGTTTTAGAAAACTTAACCAACAAAGATCATATACGAGGGGCACTAAAGGCGTATAGGAAACCATGTTTTGAGCAAATAGGAAAACTTAAATCCTCTATGGGTTGGGATACCGTTGATGAATTGTTAGCTCAATTTTACGGTTGGAGCATTTTTACAGATCCAAATCTAAAAGTAAAACACTTAAAACCAACAGGAATTAACTACAGCCAAGCGTCTAAATATTTACAAGGCGAAGCTATGTATAAAATGCGTTATGGTTTTGTAATCACTTTTGTTTCGGCTGTTAAACTCGCTTATAAAAAAGGAAGTTTCAGTTTATTTAAAGATTATTTAGCGGGTTATTTTAGGGCAAAAAAACAAAACATAGCGTATTTAGTATCCGAAAAGGAAGGCCAATATATTAGAAATTTACGTTGGAAAGGCATGCTGAATAAATTAAAGTAA
- a CDS encoding SprT-like domain-containing protein, giving the protein MQNSLQDYIPKSSIPQVLRLLEHDNLTVIIKKERKTRHGDYRQMPDGKHQITINSNLNAYRFLITLIHEIAHFEAYKTYGRFIKPHGVEWKRSFQHLMLPFLNPGIFPSTILPLLANHFKNPKASSDTDTELALALKQFDPPNGKIYVFEVPFGTTFKIYNGRIFRKGHKRVKRHECIELKTGKMYLFNPNAEVEIIN; this is encoded by the coding sequence ATGCAGAATAGCCTTCAAGATTATATCCCGAAATCGTCTATTCCACAAGTTTTAAGACTTTTGGAACACGATAATTTAACGGTTATAATTAAAAAAGAACGCAAAACGCGTCATGGCGATTACAGGCAAATGCCAGATGGTAAGCATCAAATAACCATAAATTCCAATTTGAATGCCTACCGGTTTTTAATCACCTTAATTCATGAAATCGCACATTTTGAAGCCTATAAAACCTATGGCCGCTTTATAAAACCACATGGTGTGGAATGGAAACGCAGTTTTCAGCATTTAATGTTACCGTTTTTAAACCCTGGCATTTTCCCTAGTACAATACTGCCGCTTTTGGCAAATCATTTTAAAAATCCCAAAGCCTCTAGTGATACCGATACAGAATTGGCTTTAGCCTTAAAACAATTTGATCCGCCCAACGGTAAGATTTATGTTTTTGAAGTGCCCTTTGGGACTACTTTTAAAATTTACAACGGTAGAATATTTAGAAAGGGACATAAACGTGTAAAACGACATGAGTGTATTGAGCTTAAAACCGGAAAGATGTATCTTTTCAACCCAAATGCCGAGGTAGAAATTATAAATTAA
- the pafA gene encoding alkaline phosphatase PafA codes for MLKNTFTIFFIFLLSHACFSQRAADQKISEQLLENTSSRPKLVVGIVVDQMRYDYLTRFENKFGEGGFKRMINEGFNCKNNHFNYVPTYTGPGHASVYTGTTPKYHGIIANYWYDKESKERVYCAGDSKVQSVGTKANSGQMSPHRMQTTTFGDENRLFTQMRGKTIGIAIKDRGAILPAGHTANAAYWFHGKDEGQWISSTFYMNELPKWVKDFNKEHSVSKYLTTWNTLYDISTYTESGPDLNNFEGGFKGKETATFPYNLDDLKDKNEGYEILKATAFGNNLTTDFALAAIEGEQLGKDDYTDVLALSYSSPDYVGHNFGVNSKEVQDTYLRLDKDLERLLNYLDSHVGENNYTVFLTADHAAIDAPAYLQSVRIPAGYLDFKQTRERFKAFMEETYKASDLVENISNNQVFLNREKIKALGLNLQNVQEAIVNELISYKNVDKVYSATTMATTQFNTGIESLMQMGYNQKRSGDVLIVPDPSFISYSRTGSTHGSGLNHDTHVPLLFFGKGIEKGETLQKTSITDIAPTMSALLGTSFPNGSTGTPLEFVLD; via the coding sequence ATGTTGAAAAATACGTTTACAATTTTTTTTATTTTTTTATTATCTCATGCTTGTTTTTCACAGCGCGCAGCAGACCAAAAAATAAGTGAACAATTATTAGAAAACACAAGTTCAAGGCCTAAATTGGTTGTTGGTATCGTTGTGGATCAAATGCGTTACGATTATTTAACGCGTTTTGAAAATAAATTTGGTGAAGGCGGTTTTAAACGTATGATAAATGAAGGTTTTAACTGTAAAAACAATCATTTTAATTATGTGCCTACCTATACCGGGCCTGGTCACGCTAGTGTTTATACAGGAACAACTCCAAAATACCATGGGATTATAGCGAATTATTGGTACGATAAAGAAAGTAAGGAGCGCGTATATTGTGCTGGAGACAGCAAGGTACAATCTGTGGGAACGAAGGCGAACTCTGGCCAAATGTCACCACACAGAATGCAAACTACAACTTTTGGTGACGAAAACCGATTGTTTACACAAATGCGTGGTAAAACTATAGGAATTGCCATTAAAGATAGAGGCGCTATTTTACCTGCAGGACATACAGCAAATGCGGCGTATTGGTTTCATGGAAAAGATGAAGGCCAATGGATTTCGAGCACTTTTTACATGAATGAATTACCAAAGTGGGTGAAGGATTTTAACAAAGAACACTCGGTGTCTAAATACCTAACCACTTGGAACACGCTTTACGATATTAGTACCTATACCGAAAGTGGCCCTGATTTGAATAATTTTGAAGGGGGTTTTAAAGGTAAAGAAACCGCAACATTTCCTTATAATCTTGATGATTTAAAGGATAAAAATGAAGGTTACGAAATATTGAAAGCTACCGCTTTTGGAAATAATTTAACCACAGATTTTGCTTTGGCTGCTATTGAAGGCGAGCAATTAGGAAAAGATGATTATACCGATGTATTAGCCCTAAGTTACTCAAGCCCAGATTATGTGGGACATAATTTTGGTGTAAACTCCAAGGAGGTTCAAGATACTTACCTGCGTTTAGATAAAGATTTAGAGCGTTTACTTAATTATTTAGATAGTCATGTTGGCGAAAATAATTATACGGTGTTTTTAACCGCAGATCATGCTGCAATAGATGCGCCAGCGTATTTGCAATCGGTTAGAATCCCCGCTGGATATTTAGATTTTAAACAGACTAGAGAACGTTTTAAGGCCTTTATGGAGGAAACCTATAAGGCGTCAGATTTAGTTGAGAATATAAGCAACAATCAAGTGTTTTTAAATCGTGAAAAAATAAAAGCTCTTGGTTTAAACTTACAAAACGTGCAAGAGGCTATTGTAAATGAGCTTATAAGTTATAAGAATGTAGACAAGGTATATAGTGCTACAACTATGGCAACCACACAATTTAATACGGGTATTGAATCTTTAATGCAAATGGGGTACAATCAAAAGCGTTCAGGAGATGTGCTTATTGTTCCAGATCCTTCTTTTATTTCTTATTCTAGAACAGGTTCTACTCATGGTAGTGGTTTAAATCACGACACCCATGTACCATTATTGTTTTTTGGAAAAGGGATTGAGAAGGGCGAAACCTTACAGAAAACAAGTATTACAGATATCGCGCCTACCATGTCGGCTTTATTAGGTACTAGTTTCCCTAACGGATCTACGGGTACACCATTAGAATTTGTTTTAGATTAG
- the argS gene encoding arginine--tRNA ligase, giving the protein MSLQNILSNHVKDALKAAYNKEIETVEFQATRKEFAGDITVVIFPMLRFIKGNPVQIGETIGKYLVTHIDAVKDFNVVKGFLNIEITDGYFATVFNHMLEEENYGFSSVNKEEKAIMVEYSSPNTNKPLHLGHIRNNLLGYSVAEILKASGKKVYKTQIINDRGIHICKSMLAWKKFGHGETPESTGIKGDKLVGNYYVKFDQEYKKQIENLISEGLSAEEAKKKAPLILEAQEMLLKWEAGDKEVVALWKKMNGWVYEGFDTTYKNLGVDFDTLYYESNTYLLGKEFVAEGLKTGVFVAEDDGSIWCDLTEEGLDKKIVQRADGTAVYMTQDIGTAIQRIKDFPDVGGMVYTVGNEQDYHFQVLFLILKKLGFDWAKNLYHLSYGMVDLPSGKMKSREGTVVDADDLIDEMTKTAGEISEELGKLDGYSEQEKQELYKIIGLGALKYFILKVDPKKRILFDPKESIDFQGNTGPFIQYTYARIQSIIRKANFDYAVALNPNDRVLDPKEKELIKQLQLFPELIQNAAAQHSPALVANYTYELVKAFNSFYQNVSILGADNTSDKIFRVQLSNQVALTIKNAFAVLGIEVPERM; this is encoded by the coding sequence ATGAGTCTTCAAAATATATTGTCCAATCACGTTAAAGATGCCTTAAAGGCGGCCTATAATAAAGAAATTGAGACCGTAGAGTTTCAGGCAACTAGAAAAGAATTTGCTGGTGATATCACGGTTGTAATTTTCCCTATGTTGCGGTTTATTAAGGGGAATCCTGTGCAAATAGGAGAAACTATTGGTAAATATTTGGTTACCCATATAGATGCGGTTAAGGATTTTAATGTTGTAAAAGGCTTTTTAAATATAGAAATTACCGATGGTTATTTCGCTACAGTTTTTAACCATATGCTCGAAGAAGAAAACTACGGGTTTTCAAGTGTAAATAAAGAAGAAAAGGCGATAATGGTCGAGTATTCTTCACCAAATACCAATAAGCCCCTGCATTTAGGACACATTAGAAATAATTTATTAGGCTACAGTGTTGCCGAAATTTTAAAAGCTTCTGGAAAAAAAGTTTATAAAACTCAAATTATAAACGACAGAGGTATTCATATTTGTAAAAGCATGCTAGCTTGGAAAAAATTTGGTCATGGTGAAACTCCTGAAAGCACTGGAATTAAAGGAGACAAACTCGTGGGTAATTACTATGTGAAATTCGATCAAGAATATAAAAAACAGATAGAGAATTTAATTTCTGAGGGGCTAAGTGCCGAAGAGGCTAAAAAGAAAGCACCTTTAATATTAGAAGCTCAAGAGATGCTTTTAAAATGGGAGGCTGGAGACAAAGAAGTTGTCGCCCTTTGGAAAAAAATGAATGGTTGGGTTTATGAAGGTTTTGATACCACCTACAAAAACCTCGGGGTAGATTTCGATACATTATATTACGAAAGCAATACCTATCTCTTAGGAAAAGAATTTGTGGCAGAGGGTTTAAAAACTGGTGTTTTTGTTGCCGAAGACGATGGTTCAATTTGGTGTGACTTAACCGAAGAGGGATTGGATAAAAAGATAGTGCAACGCGCAGATGGTACAGCGGTTTACATGACCCAAGATATTGGCACGGCTATACAACGAATTAAGGATTTTCCCGATGTTGGAGGAATGGTGTATACCGTGGGTAACGAGCAGGATTATCACTTTCAAGTATTATTCTTAATACTTAAAAAATTAGGATTCGATTGGGCCAAAAATCTATACCATTTAAGTTACGGTATGGTTGATTTACCTAGCGGAAAAATGAAAAGTCGAGAGGGAACCGTGGTCGATGCCGACGATTTGATTGATGAAATGACCAAAACTGCTGGAGAAATTTCTGAAGAATTAGGAAAGCTCGATGGTTATTCAGAACAGGAAAAACAAGAACTCTATAAAATAATAGGTTTAGGCGCCTTAAAATATTTCATACTAAAAGTAGATCCTAAAAAGCGTATTTTGTTCGATCCGAAAGAGTCTATAGATTTTCAGGGCAATACTGGGCCATTCATTCAATATACTTATGCCAGAATTCAATCTATAATTAGAAAAGCCAATTTTGATTATGCTGTGGCTTTAAATCCAAACGACAGGGTATTAGATCCTAAAGAGAAAGAACTTATTAAACAGCTTCAATTGTTTCCGGAGCTTATTCAAAACGCGGCGGCGCAGCACAGTCCGGCTCTAGTTGCTAATTATACTTACGAATTGGTAAAGGCCTTTAATTCGTTCTACCAAAACGTTTCTATTTTAGGAGCAGATAATACCTCAGATAAAATATTTAGAGTACAGCTTTCAAACCAAGTAGCTTTAACAATAAAAAACGCATTTGCTGTTTTAGGGATTGAAGTTCCAGAACGTATGTAA
- a CDS encoding DUF389 domain-containing protein has protein sequence MEESKFDFSEEEKNKDKAVEVSKEAVKKDAQGLWKSIKTFFKELLDFREETDRDATVDAIKGDISFKGATAWILIFSIFVASIGLNANSTAVVIGAMLISPLMGPILGVGMSIAINDIDTLKRSLINLATMIGLSLLTAFLFFKFFPLSEDTSELLGRVQPDIRDVLIAFFGGLALIIARTKRGTIASVIFGVAIATALMPPLCTAGYGLAIGNWDYFLGAMYLFIINTIFIALATFLVLKLLRFPMLKYANSAKRRRISRIAMAIAIVVMIPAIWTFINVLSLSNFERDASKFINNELSGLPHAEFIKRNASYKYVDKQNSSIELNTFGLDEIPESTIALLKNSMKDYKALVSTELVVNQNISKGLDNYRYMEELRTRDSLDLLSQTQQIKYLENQVNRLARLERDLIPFAELTKEIEVNYETIEQLSYSKIINSNFKKFDTLTVFSVKWVDSLTNEKSRLKDRDKLEKWLKLKLDLDTLVVKRVN, from the coding sequence ATGGAAGAAAGCAAATTCGATTTTTCTGAAGAAGAAAAAAACAAAGATAAAGCCGTAGAGGTCTCTAAAGAAGCCGTTAAAAAAGACGCTCAAGGCTTGTGGAAGAGCATCAAAACCTTCTTTAAGGAGTTATTAGATTTTAGAGAAGAAACCGATAGGGACGCCACGGTAGATGCTATAAAGGGAGATATTTCGTTTAAAGGGGCTACGGCGTGGATTTTAATATTTTCCATATTTGTCGCTTCCATTGGTTTAAATGCAAACTCTACGGCAGTTGTAATTGGTGCCATGTTAATTTCGCCATTAATGGGACCCATTCTGGGCGTAGGAATGTCCATAGCCATTAACGATATTGACACCCTAAAAAGATCGTTAATAAACTTAGCTACCATGATTGGTTTAAGTTTACTAACGGCATTTTTGTTTTTTAAATTCTTTCCTTTAAGTGAAGATACTTCCGAGCTTTTAGGGAGGGTTCAGCCCGATATTAGGGATGTACTTATAGCCTTTTTTGGGGGTTTAGCACTTATTATAGCACGAACAAAACGCGGTACAATTGCCTCCGTTATTTTTGGAGTTGCTATTGCCACAGCATTAATGCCACCCTTGTGTACAGCTGGATATGGACTAGCAATAGGGAACTGGGATTACTTTTTAGGTGCCATGTACTTGTTCATTATTAACACCATTTTTATTGCTTTAGCAACCTTCTTAGTACTCAAGCTGTTAAGGTTTCCCATGCTTAAATATGCGAACTCTGCTAAACGAAGACGTATTTCTAGAATTGCCATGGCAATTGCTATTGTCGTTATGATTCCTGCAATTTGGACCTTTATAAATGTGTTGAGCTTAAGTAATTTTGAAAGAGATGCGAGCAAATTTATAAATAATGAACTCAGTGGTTTACCACATGCAGAGTTTATAAAAAGAAATGCGTCTTATAAGTATGTCGATAAACAAAACTCGAGTATTGAATTAAATACCTTTGGTTTAGATGAAATTCCAGAATCTACTATTGCCCTATTAAAAAATAGTATGAAAGATTATAAGGCCTTAGTTAGTACAGAGTTAGTGGTAAACCAAAACATATCTAAAGGTTTAGATAATTATCGATATATGGAAGAACTGCGCACTCGCGATTCGCTCGATTTGTTATCGCAAACTCAACAAATTAAGTATTTAGAAAATCAAGTAAATCGACTCGCAAGATTGGAACGCGATCTTATTCCTTTTGCAGAGCTTACTAAAGAAATAGAGGTTAATTACGAAACTATAGAACAACTGTCTTATTCTAAAATTATTAATTCTAACTTTAAGAAGTTTGATACACTAACAGTTTTTTCTGTAAAATGGGTAGATTCGTTAACAAACGAAAAATCAAGACTAAAGGATAGAGATAAACTAGAAAAATGGTTAAAACTAAAGTTAGATTTAGATACTCTAGTGGTTAAGCGAGTAAATTAA
- a CDS encoding DNA/RNA non-specific endonuclease, with product MSRHTLYSIIALLIVFGVQGYDYYLDLKLKNDIVHEGETLKKDTNAFFLPTSTTGQVVHHEGYSLSYSESHEQAEWVAYELKKSHLSKNNFKRPYFEIDKAVKTGAASWRNYKKSGYNRGHLCPAGDRRYSKYAYDETFLTSNITPQKQAFNAGIWNSLEQRIRYWARKYDGVFVVTGGVLKGDLKTIGEEEVSVPNYFYKVLIDYNKNNTKMIAFLLPHENSDRPLYEFVVSVDKIEALTGIDFFHELDDVLEDKLEASSSSKGWSFN from the coding sequence TTGAGTAGACATACGCTATATTCAATTATCGCCTTACTAATCGTTTTTGGTGTTCAAGGTTACGATTATTATTTAGATTTAAAACTAAAAAACGATATCGTCCATGAAGGTGAGACTCTTAAAAAGGACACGAATGCTTTTTTCTTACCAACCAGTACAACTGGCCAAGTAGTGCACCATGAAGGTTATTCTTTGTCTTATAGCGAATCCCATGAGCAAGCAGAATGGGTGGCTTATGAGTTGAAGAAGTCGCATTTATCAAAAAACAATTTTAAACGGCCTTATTTTGAAATAGATAAGGCTGTAAAAACAGGGGCTGCAAGCTGGCGCAATTATAAAAAATCTGGTTATAACCGTGGGCATTTATGTCCAGCAGGCGATAGAAGGTATAGTAAATACGCCTACGACGAAACCTTTTTAACCAGTAATATTACGCCTCAAAAACAGGCGTTTAATGCTGGTATTTGGAATAGCTTAGAGCAAAGAATACGGTATTGGGCCCGAAAATACGACGGTGTTTTTGTGGTTACTGGTGGTGTTTTAAAAGGGGATTTAAAAACTATTGGAGAAGAAGAGGTTTCCGTTCCCAACTATTTTTATAAGGTACTTATTGATTATAATAAGAACAATACAAAGATGATAGCGTTTTTACTACCTCACGAAAATTCTGATAGACCTTTGTACGAATTTGTGGTTTCGGTCGATAAAATTGAAGCCTTAACAGGCATAGACTTTTTTCATGAATTGGATGATGTATTAGAAGACAAACTAGAGGCTTCTAGCAGCTCTAAAGGCTGGAGTTTTAATTAG
- a CDS encoding ABC transporter ATP-binding protein — protein sequence MIEVKNLHKSFNGNKVLKGISATFEKGKTNLIIGQSGSGKTVFLKCLLGLFDYEEGSISYSGKLFKQLTEDEKRNLRAEIGMVFQGSALFDSMTILQNVMFPLQMFTKQSKSEMEDRANFVLKRVNLESAHNKMPSEASGGMQKRVAIARAIVNNPKYLFCDEPNSGLDPRTAIVIDNLIKEITEEYDIVTVINSHDMNSVMEIGEKIIFLKDGLKAWEGTKDTIFKTDNEAVTNFVYSSNLFKKVRKMYIEENQ from the coding sequence ATGATTGAAGTTAAAAATTTACATAAATCGTTTAATGGTAATAAAGTACTAAAAGGGATTTCTGCGACTTTTGAGAAAGGAAAAACCAATTTGATAATTGGTCAAAGTGGATCTGGTAAAACGGTGTTTTTAAAATGTCTATTAGGTTTATTTGATTATGAAGAAGGCTCCATTTCTTATAGCGGAAAATTATTTAAACAATTAACCGAAGATGAAAAACGGAATTTAAGGGCAGAAATTGGCATGGTTTTTCAAGGTAGTGCTTTGTTTGATTCTATGACTATATTACAAAATGTCATGTTTCCTTTACAGATGTTTACCAAGCAAAGTAAAAGTGAGATGGAAGACCGCGCAAATTTTGTTTTAAAACGTGTAAATCTGGAAAGTGCCCACAATAAAATGCCTAGTGAAGCTTCTGGAGGTATGCAAAAACGTGTCGCCATAGCACGTGCTATTGTAAACAATCCCAAGTATTTATTTTGCGATGAACCCAACTCTGGACTAGATCCTAGAACCGCAATTGTAATCGACAATTTAATTAAAGAAATTACAGAAGAATACGATATCGTTACCGTAATTAACTCTCATGATATGAACTCGGTAATGGAAATAGGAGAAAAAATTATATTTTTAAAAGATGGTTTAAAGGCTTGGGAAGGCACTAAAGACACTATTTTTAAAACCGATAACGAAGCAGTTACCAATTTTGTTTACTCTTCAAACTTGTTTAAAAAAGTACGCAAAATGTACATTGAAGAAAACCAATAA
- a CDS encoding MlaE family ABC transporter permease produces MTYLHNIGAYFLMIAEMFRKPTKWSVMKTLILKDIDDLVIKSLGIIAFISFFIGGVITIQTALNISNPLIPKYLVGFTTRQSIILEFAPTFISVIMAGKVGSFITSSIGTMRVTEQIDALEVMGINSLNYLVFPKTIAILLYPFAIAIGMFLGILGGMAACVFGEYTTLADYLYGLQIDFNGFHVVYAFIKTFVFAFVLATIPSFHGYYMKGGALEVGKASTTSFVWTSVVIILLNYILTEMLLGQ; encoded by the coding sequence ATGACGTACCTACACAACATAGGAGCTTATTTTTTAATGATTGCAGAAATGTTTCGCAAACCCACAAAGTGGTCTGTAATGAAAACTTTAATACTAAAAGATATTGACGATTTAGTAATTAAATCTTTGGGAATAATTGCTTTCATCTCGTTTTTTATTGGTGGTGTAATTACCATTCAAACGGCATTAAACATTAGTAATCCTTTAATCCCGAAATATCTTGTTGGTTTTACCACTAGGCAATCTATAATACTAGAGTTTGCACCCACATTTATCTCTGTTATAATGGCCGGTAAAGTGGGGTCTTTTATTACTTCTAGTATCGGAACCATGCGTGTTACAGAACAAATAGACGCCCTAGAAGTTATGGGAATAAACTCCCTTAACTACCTCGTTTTCCCAAAAACCATAGCAATATTGTTATATCCATTTGCGATAGCTATTGGCATGTTTTTAGGTATTCTAGGAGGTATGGCCGCCTGTGTTTTTGGCGAATACACCACCTTAGCAGACTACTTGTACGGTTTGCAAATTGATTTTAACGGATTTCATGTCGTCTATGCATTTATTAAAACCTTTGTTTTTGCTTTTGTTTTAGCTACCATCCCATCGTTCCATGGCTATTACATGAAAGGTGGTGCTTTAGAAGTTGGAAAAGCAAGTACCACTTCTTTTGTTTGGACATCGGTGGTCATTATTTTATTAAATTATATACTAACCGAAATGCTTCTAGGCCAATGA
- a CDS encoding sensor histidine kinase, with the protein MISRFRLFYFLVVLLIVGLILILIFKQSGNDLKHTKKRHDKIKTENKTLRKQIKALQNDNQLKDRLFSIISHDLKDSISPVKGLIDLLKDGTLTRQEFDDLIPELSENTDNACLLLFNLLNWSKSQMKVLKAKPSAFNVQEVIDDKIKLYKPRAKNKNITLKNQTKPNVVYADRDMFEIVFQNLLANALKFSDSGASITISTQEKADTCIITVADTGIGIPKKNLNKLFKSTNLSTRGTNNEKGTGLGLSICKELVALNSGKIWVESIQNIGSTFYVELPKP; encoded by the coding sequence ATGATTTCACGCTTCAGATTATTTTATTTCTTAGTCGTATTATTGATTGTTGGTTTGATTTTAATATTGATTTTTAAGCAATCGGGAAACGATTTAAAACACACCAAAAAACGTCACGATAAAATAAAAACCGAAAACAAAACTCTTAGAAAACAAATAAAAGCACTGCAAAACGACAACCAATTAAAGGATAGACTATTCTCTATTATTTCGCACGATTTAAAAGACTCTATATCGCCTGTTAAAGGGCTTATTGATTTACTAAAGGACGGCACCTTAACACGCCAAGAATTCGACGATTTAATACCCGAGCTAAGCGAAAACACCGATAACGCCTGTTTATTATTATTCAATTTATTAAATTGGTCTAAATCTCAAATGAAAGTTTTAAAGGCCAAACCAAGTGCTTTTAATGTTCAAGAAGTTATTGATGACAAAATTAAATTATACAAACCACGTGCTAAAAACAAGAATATTACGCTTAAAAACCAGACGAAACCAAATGTTGTTTATGCCGATAGAGATATGTTTGAAATTGTTTTTCAGAATTTACTAGCAAACGCATTAAAATTTAGTGATTCTGGAGCATCGATAACCATTTCTACCCAAGAAAAAGCAGATACTTGTATTATTACCGTTGCCGACACCGGTATAGGTATCCCTAAGAAAAACCTAAATAAACTTTTTAAAAGTACTAATTTATCAACTCGTGGTACTAATAATGAAAAAGGAACAGGTTTAGGACTCTCCATTTGCAAAGAATTAGTGGCACTTAATTCTGGCAAAATCTGGGTAGAAAGCATTCAAAATATTGGCAGCACGTTTTATGTAGAATTACCAAAACCTTAA